TGATGCGGCAGCGGGCGCGGTACCGCGCGCTGCTGATGGACGTGCGCACCAACGCCCGCCAGGTCGCCTCGACCCAGCGGATGCTGGGTGCCTGGGCGCACCCGGAGCCGGACCGGCTGCTGGCCATCGCGCACAGCGGCCGCCGGGTCTGGGAGCGCCGGCAGGGCGACCCGGACTTCCTGCGGGTCCGGATCGGCATCGGTGACGCGGAGCTGTCCACGCCGATCCAGATCGGCACCCGGCTGGACCCGCTCGCCGACTACGACTGGGAGTCGATGCGCGCGGCCCGCCGCCTGGTCGACTCGATGAGCAAGGTGGCGGCGCAGCCGATCGCGATCGATCTCGGCGCCGCCGGCGTGGTCAGCATCCTCGGCGCGCCGGACGCCACGGCCGCGATGACCCGTTCCATGCTCGCCCAGCTCGCCGTGATGCACGCGCCGGACGACGTGCTGGTCGCGGTCGAGGCACCGGACATCGACGAGTGGGAGTGGGCGAAGTGGCTGCCGCACACGTTCGAGCCCGGATCCCGGCGGCGGCCGCGCGCGGTGCCGCTGATCACCGGTGAGAGCGGCGGTCTCGGCGACTTCCTGGAGCGGGAACTGCGGCGGCGCAGCGAATCGGCCAGCGCCCGGCGGCTGCAGGCCCAGTTCGACCGTGGCGCGGCACCGCACCAGCAGCGGCTGGTGGTGGTGTTCACCGGCTTCGACCCGGTGTCCGAGTGGGGACGCTCGGCGCTGCTGCGCGCGCTGCTCGAGGCGGCCGGGCCGGCCATGGGCATCACGCTGATCTTCCTGGGCCGGCGGGAGACGGACGAGCCGGGCCGGGTGGACCTGCGGGTCACCGTCTCGCCGTCCGGCGGACTGTCGCTGACCGGCCGCACCGGCACCGGCGCGGCCACCTCCGAACTGTCCCAGGCCGACCAGGTCAGCCTGCCGATGGCGGAGCTGATCGCCCGGAAACTGACGCCGCTGACGCTCACCGACGAGCACGAGCAGGTGCTCGCGCGTACCGTGTCGCTGATCGAGGCCCTGGTGGCCGGCCGCAGCCTGGACGCGGCGCTGAGCGGCCTGTGGGACCCGAACATGGGACCGGAGCGGCTGCTCAAGGTGCCGATCGGCACGGACGGTGACGGCCAGAGCGTGGTGCTGGACATCAAGGAGTCCGCGCAGGGCGGTTCCGGGCCGCACGGCCTGATCGTCGGCGCGACCGGTTCCGGCAAGAGTGAGCTGCTGCGTACCCTGGTCGCCGGTCTGCTGGTCACCCACTCGCCGGATCTGCTGAGCATGGTGGTGGTCGACTTCAAGGGTGGTGCGACGTTCGCGCCGGTGGCCGGCATGCCGCACGTGGCCGGCATGATCACCAACCTGGCGGACGACGCGGCGCTGGTCGAGCGGGTCCGGGTCGCGCTCGCCGGTGAGCAGCAGCGGCGCCAGCAACTGCTGCGCGCGGCCGGCAACGTCGACTCGATCAAGGAGTACCAGCGCAAGCGGCAGGCCGGCGAGACCGGGCTCGACGGTGCACCGCTGGAGCCGATGCCGTACCTGCTGGTGATCATCGACGAGTTCGCCGAGCTGCTGTCCGCGCACCCGGAGTTCACCGAGCTGTTCGTCCAGATCGGACGCGTCGGCCGAAGCCTCGGCATGCACCTGCTCTTCTCCACCCAGCGGCTGGAGGAGGGCCGGCTGCGCGGTCTGGACTCGCACCTGTCGTACCGGATCTGCCTGCGCACGTTCAGCGCGCAGGAGAGCCGCACCGTGATCGGCACGACCGACGCGTACCGGCTGCCGCCGATCCCCGGTTCCGCCTACCTGAAGGTCGACGAGACCATCTACCGGCGGTTCCGGGTCGCGCACGTCTCCGCGCCGTGGATCTCGCCGGAGGAGCGCGAGGCCGAGTCGATCTCGACCTCGATCCTGCCGTACGAGATGCGCGCGCTCACCGCCGCCGACCTCTACGAGGAGGAAGAGGAGGACTCGGCGCCGGTGCTGACCGGCGACGGCCCGACCGAGCTGAGCGTCATCGTCGACCGGCTGTCCAGCCGCGGCACGCCGGTCCGCCAGGTGTGGCTGCCGCCGCTGCCGCGCGCGATCCCGCTGGACACGCTGCTCGGCCCGGTCGCGGTGCAGTCCGGCCGTGGCCTGTCCGCCACCATGTGGCCGATCTCCGGTCAGCTGCGCATCCCGCTCGGCGTCGTCGACCTGCCCGGCCAGCAGGCCCAGGAGCCGCTGCTGCTGGACTTCGGCGGCCCGCACGGCAACCTCGCGATCGTCGGCGCGCCCCGGTCCGGGCGCAGCACCATGCTGCGGACCCTGATGCTGGCCACGATCCTCACGCACACGCCGGCCGAGGCGCAGTTCTACTGCATCGACTACGGCGGTGAGACGCTGCACCCGTTCGCGACCGCGCCGCACGTCGGCGACGTGGCGGGCCGGATGGACAAGGAGATGGTCGGCCGCATGCTGGCCGACACCCGCGCGCTGATCACCGGCCGGGAGAAGGTCTTCCGCGAGCTGGGCATCGACTCGGTGGCCGAGTTCCGGTCCCGGCGCGACTCCGGCCGGCTGCCGGAGGGCCTGCGCGCGGCGGACATCTTCCTGATCGTGGACAACTGGGGTGCGCTGCGCACCGACATGGACCACCTGGAACCGGTCATGGTGGAGATCGCCTCGCGCGGCCTCGGTGTGGGCGTCCACCTGATCCTCACCACCAACCGGTGGATGGAGATCCGGCCGGCGCTGCGGGAGAGCATCGGCACCCGCGTCGAGCTGCGGCTCAACGACTACAACGAGTCGGACATCAACCGCCGGATGGCGCAGGCGATGCCGACCAGCGTGCCCGGCCGGGCACTCTGCCCGCCCGGCGTCTACAGCCAGGTGGTGCTGCCGCGCGTCGACGGACGGGACACCGACGAGGGGCTGCGCGACGCCCAGCAGGACATCCTGGCGAAGGTCGGCCCGTCCTGGTACGGCAAGCCCGCGCCCGGCGTCCGGATGCTGCCGCGCCGGGTGGTCCGCGACGAGCTGGTGTCCGCGGACGCCACCCCGACCGCGGTCCCGATCGGCATCGGCGAGCCGGACATCTCCACGATCAGCCTCGACCTGGTCACCGGCGACCCGCACTTCATCGTGTTCGGCGACACCGCGTCCGGCAAGAGCATGTTCCTGCGCACCTGGCTGCGCAACCTGATCGACCGGCAGACCGGCTGGGAGGCGCGGGTGGTCCTGATCGACTACCGGCGCTCGCTGCTCGGCATCGTCCCGGAGGGGCACCTCGGCGCCTACGCCGCGGACTCGCAGACCACGAAGACGTACGCGCAGCAGATCGCCGGCAAGCTGCGGGAGCGCATGCCCCCGCCCACCATCACGCCCGAGGAGCTCAAGGCGCGCACCTGGTGGGAGGGGCCGGAGATCTACGTGGTCATCGACGACTACGACCTGGTCGGCGGCAGCATGCAGTCGCCGCTCGCGCCGCTGATGGAGTTCATCCCGCACGCCCGCGACATCGGCTTCCACGTCATCCTGACCCGCCGGGTCGCCGGTGCCGGCCGGGGCGCGGTCGGTGACGCGTTCTTCTCCCGCGTGCGCGAGCTGGGCGGTGGTGGCCTGATCCTGTCCGGCGACCCGCGCGAGGGCCAGCTGCTCGGCACCGAGAAGGCCGCGGTGCGGCCCGCCGGCCGGGGCGCGCTGCTCTCCCGTGGCAAGCCGACCCGCCTGATCCAGATCGCGATGGACGAGGCGCCGGCGGACGACGAGCCGGACGCCGCGGCCGGTTCCCCGTTCGCGGCGTCCACCCGATGAGGGACGGCCGGGGACACCCGAATCGGTCACTGTCGGCGTCCTGGACCGGCCTGACATGCTGCCCCCACCGGTACGACCCGAGCGCCGTCCGGCTCTCGTCCACAGGTTTCCCGCCGGGATCGCCAACTCCCGGCATCGCACCGAGGAGGACATCGTGGCGTTTGAGGTAACCCCGGAATACGTGGCCGACGCGGCCGCGAACTGCACCACCAGCGCGACCGAGATCGAGGCGCAGCTGCAGGTCACCCGCAACTACGTGATCAGCCTTCGGGACGAGTACGAGGGTGTCGCGGCGCTGAACTTCGACGCGCTGATGGCCGACTTCGACGCGTTCGGCGTGATGCTGCACAACGCACTGATCAACATCGGTGACGGCCTGCGCGGCAACTTCAACAACTACACCACCGTCGAGGAGTTCGCGACCACGAACCTGGTCGAGGTCAACGGCGAGATCCCCGGCGTCTACTTCTAGCCCTCGTTCCCCGTCAGCACGCCACGAAGGAGCCACCCATGGCCGACGTTTACGGCACCCACCTCAAGGTCCCGGACAGCCTCGGGGACGCCGGTCCGTTCATCAACGGCATCTCCCGCGAGATCGTCGACAACCTGATGATGCTGGAGAGCAAGCTGCTGCCGCTGGCCGAGACCTGGACCGGTGACACGTACATCTACTTCGAGGACCAGCGCAAGGCGTGGAACGTCGCCGCGGACGGCCTGTTCGGCCCCGAGGGCATCATGGGCATGATCGCCCACGCGCTGAACGTCAACTACAACAACTACACCGAGGCCGAGCTGACCAACACGGCCACCTGGAAGCACTAAATGGCCGATCAGCGCAGCCTCGTGACCGTCGTCGGCACGCGCAAGCGGGTCGACGTGGCGCTGCCCGCGGCCGCGCCGGTGGGCGAGTACGCGGGCCGGCTCGCCGATCTGTGCGGCCAGGACAGTCACGACGTGTTCCCGCCGGCCTGGTCACTGACCCCGGCCGGCGGGGCACCGCTGGCGCTGGAGGAGACCCTCGCGGACGCGGGGATCGCCGACGGCGCGGTGCTCTACCTGATCGACGTCGCCGGTGATCCCGGCGGCGAGCCCGCGATCGAGGACATCGAGGAACTGGTCGCGGACCAGACCGAGGACTACCGCTCCAAGGAGAGCCCGCGCGGCCTCGTGGTGATCGGGCTGTCGCTGGCCTGGCTCGCCGCGGCCGGCGTCGTGCTGCTGTGGCTGCACGGCGGGCTGGCGGCCGCGATCGGCATGACGCTCGCGGCCCTGGTGCTGCTCGGCACCTCGTGGGGCCTGCAGCAGCGGCGCTCGGCCGTACCCCCGGCGTTGACGCTCGCCATGTCCCTGGCCTCGGCCGCGTGCATGGCCACGGCTGGCGGGCTGCTCTTCGCGGAGCTCAGCGCGGACCTCTGGTGGGTCGGCGTGATCGCCGGCGCCAACCTCGGCATGATCATGTCGTTGGCCACCACCCCCGAGATCATCCTGTTCGCGGTCGAGCTGCAGATGCTGGTCGCGGGCCTGCTGGTCCCGCTGTTCCTGCCGCTGCGGGTGAACGCGGCGGAGGCGTCCGCGGCCGTGGTGGTCGCGGCCGTCGCGCTGCTCGGCGGCTCGAAATGGATCTCGGCGAGCATCACCGCGTGGGCCTCCAAGCCGCCGAAGGCGAGCGCGCCGATGGCGCAGGCGGTCACCGTGATGCTGGTCCGGGCGCGCGGCGTGCTGACGTTCGTGATCGCCGGTCCGGTGCTGGCGCTGACCATCGCGCAGCCGGTGCTTGCGCTCTCCGGCAACTGGTGGGCGATCGCGCTCTCCGCGGTCGCCGGCGCCGCGCTGCTGGTCCGGACCAAGCAGGCCGGCTTCCGCAGCGAGGCGGTCGCGTTCGGCGTCGCGGGCCTGACCGGCGTGTTCTCCGCGATCGGTGCGATCGCGGAGCGGTTCTTCGGCACCGGCGGGACCGCCGTGGCGCTGGTGATCGGCGGGTTCGTGGTGCTCGGCATCGGCGTGCTGATCACCCTGGTCGAGCTGCCGATCACGGAGTCGACCACGGACGTGTCACTGGCCGGCGCGGCCGCGGCCGGTCGCCGTTCGGTGGCCGAGGTGGTCGGCATGCTCTGCAACCTGGCGGTCGCGCCGCTGGCGATGGGCGTCTACGGCGTCTACGGAGAACTGGCGGACATCGGAGCCGGCATCATCAACTGACCCGGCGGCGGTACGGCGGGGCGGGAGGCGCTGGCCTCCCGCCCCGGCGTGTTCAGGAGTTCGAGAGGTTGCCGGTGTTGTTGTCCATGGTGACCTCGGTGATGACCGGTGGGTCCGGGAACTGGCTGGCGAAGTCGATCTGGGCGTACGCCAGGGCGGCGCCGTCCACGGCCAGTGTGAACTGGCTGACCAGCGTGATGACGTCGGCGCAGGACGCGATCAGCCGGTTCTGGAACGTTTCCAGCTGCTCGACCATCTCCCGGCTCGGCCCGGCGTAGCTGTTGCTCTCGGTGCCCGAATTCCAGTACATGCCCGTGCTGAAGTCGAAGGACTCGTTCTCCTCCATGTAGGTGAACTGGTCACCGTCCGGGCCGACGTCGTCCGCGCTCTGCACCGAGAAGACCCAGAGGTGCTCCTTCACGTACTTCTTGTGCTCGTCGTACGCGGTGACCGCGGTTTTCAGGTCGGTGATGGCGAGCTTGACCGTGTCCACGACGTTGCCGGTGTTGATGGTGAACGGCTGGACGTAGGGGATGGTGTCCGGGAGCGGTTCCTGGTCGCTGTCGCCGGTTTTCGGCGCGTCGACGTCGATCGTGGGGCCGGACTGCCAGCGTCCGTCGGGGTCGTCGGTCCAGGTCTCGCTGACGGTGAGGGAGGGTGGGTCGACGTTCGCCGCCGGTGCGTCCAGGTTGCCGACCTCGGGGAG
This genomic window from Catenuloplanes niger contains:
- the eccCb gene encoding type VII secretion protein EccCb, yielding MSRISFHRPARFLPPPIPQDKVVLPSPPEQKQSNAGFISLLLPLLSSLGIAAYMVSYGRPMLIALAIIFAVVSFSATIAFRVQNKHLERRTVMRQRARYRALLMDVRTNARQVASTQRMLGAWAHPEPDRLLAIAHSGRRVWERRQGDPDFLRVRIGIGDAELSTPIQIGTRLDPLADYDWESMRAARRLVDSMSKVAAQPIAIDLGAAGVVSILGAPDATAAMTRSMLAQLAVMHAPDDVLVAVEAPDIDEWEWAKWLPHTFEPGSRRRPRAVPLITGESGGLGDFLERELRRRSESASARRLQAQFDRGAAPHQQRLVVVFTGFDPVSEWGRSALLRALLEAAGPAMGITLIFLGRRETDEPGRVDLRVTVSPSGGLSLTGRTGTGAATSELSQADQVSLPMAELIARKLTPLTLTDEHEQVLARTVSLIEALVAGRSLDAALSGLWDPNMGPERLLKVPIGTDGDGQSVVLDIKESAQGGSGPHGLIVGATGSGKSELLRTLVAGLLVTHSPDLLSMVVVDFKGGATFAPVAGMPHVAGMITNLADDAALVERVRVALAGEQQRRQQLLRAAGNVDSIKEYQRKRQAGETGLDGAPLEPMPYLLVIIDEFAELLSAHPEFTELFVQIGRVGRSLGMHLLFSTQRLEEGRLRGLDSHLSYRICLRTFSAQESRTVIGTTDAYRLPPIPGSAYLKVDETIYRRFRVAHVSAPWISPEEREAESISTSILPYEMRALTAADLYEEEEEDSAPVLTGDGPTELSVIVDRLSSRGTPVRQVWLPPLPRAIPLDTLLGPVAVQSGRGLSATMWPISGQLRIPLGVVDLPGQQAQEPLLLDFGGPHGNLAIVGAPRSGRSTMLRTLMLATILTHTPAEAQFYCIDYGGETLHPFATAPHVGDVAGRMDKEMVGRMLADTRALITGREKVFRELGIDSVAEFRSRRDSGRLPEGLRAADIFLIVDNWGALRTDMDHLEPVMVEIASRGLGVGVHLILTTNRWMEIRPALRESIGTRVELRLNDYNESDINRRMAQAMPTSVPGRALCPPGVYSQVVLPRVDGRDTDEGLRDAQQDILAKVGPSWYGKPAPGVRMLPRRVVRDELVSADATPTAVPIGIGEPDISTISLDLVTGDPHFIVFGDTASGKSMFLRTWLRNLIDRQTGWEARVVLIDYRRSLLGIVPEGHLGAYAADSQTTKTYAQQIAGKLRERMPPPTITPEELKARTWWEGPEIYVVIDDYDLVGGSMQSPLAPLMEFIPHARDIGFHVILTRRVAGAGRGAVGDAFFSRVRELGGGGLILSGDPREGQLLGTEKAAVRPAGRGALLSRGKPTRLIQIAMDEAPADDEPDAAAGSPFAASTR
- a CDS encoding WXG100 family type VII secretion target, which codes for MAFEVTPEYVADAAANCTTSATEIEAQLQVTRNYVISLRDEYEGVAALNFDALMADFDAFGVMLHNALINIGDGLRGNFNNYTTVEEFATTNLVEVNGEIPGVYF
- a CDS encoding WXG100 family type VII secretion target, which codes for MADVYGTHLKVPDSLGDAGPFINGISREIVDNLMMLESKLLPLAETWTGDTYIYFEDQRKAWNVAADGLFGPEGIMGMIAHALNVNYNNYTEAELTNTATWKH
- a CDS encoding EsaB/YukD family protein is translated as MADQRSLVTVVGTRKRVDVALPAAAPVGEYAGRLADLCGQDSHDVFPPAWSLTPAGGAPLALEETLADAGIADGAVLYLIDVAGDPGGEPAIEDIEELVADQTEDYRSKESPRGLVVIGLSLAWLAAAGVVLLWLHGGLAAAIGMTLAALVLLGTSWGLQQRRSAVPPALTLAMSLASAACMATAGGLLFAELSADLWWVGVIAGANLGMIMSLATTPEIILFAVELQMLVAGLLVPLFLPLRVNAAEASAAVVVAAVALLGGSKWISASITAWASKPPKASAPMAQAVTVMLVRARGVLTFVIAGPVLALTIAQPVLALSGNWWAIALSAVAGAALLVRTKQAGFRSEAVAFGVAGLTGVFSAIGAIAERFFGTGGTAVALVIGGFVVLGIGVLITLVELPITESTTDVSLAGAAAAGRRSVAEVVGMLCNLAVAPLAMGVYGVYGELADIGAGIIN